The window CCAGAACGATCTATCAAGAAGGACTgacacacagatgtgatgtaTTACAAATCATGCGACGCAGCAGCTGCTTATTCACTTCTTTATCACAacagtgtctcttttttttatttcagcaacCATGGAAAAATagtaaacagtgttttttccTAAAATGAACTGTTTTTCCATATTAACCCAtttctattttgtgtttttattgtgtgtttttgtacttgCTGGTGGAGCTTACTGAACCTTTGTGCATGACACCTCTCTCCTAGTCTTTTCTGTGCCTCTCtactttgatttctttttaaggAGTAGTACTGTAATAGTATTGTAGGAATGAATGTTACTGAAGTACTGGATATAATTTTTCCACCTTATTATTATGACCTACATCATGTGTACACTATCGGAAACTGAGCTCTGCAAAAGTTTGTGCATTCAAAATTAAAACCCAGATTATTACACTCCTCAGGGGACCAAGAGCTTGTTAGATCTAAGCTGTTTGTTATCATCTTTAAATTGCCAGTGTAATTTCATGATTCAGTTTCTTTCCACTTTAAATAATTACTTACACACAGAGTTACAGTGATGAGCTCTGTTGCTCCAAGACCAATGGCCAAGTAATGCATCTGGTCCTCTGGCACTCCTGACTCGCGGAAGATGTCAAAGGCATAGAAGTACAACTGAATGAGACAATGATGAAAGATGAGAAGCCATTTAATTAGGGGAAACTAGAACACGCTATGCAAAACAGCTCTCAGatgtatatttttctgttatcGGGAATGAACATACAGCATTGATGCCGCAGAACTGAACACCAGCGCAGGGGATGGCCAGAGTCAGCAGCTGCCATCTCACACAGCGAGAGCTCAGTACGTCCTTCACCGTCTTCACCTTCTCTCCctgtgtgctctctctctctttctgcatgTCGTCCAGCTCCAGCTTTAAGTTATCCTCCTGCCACAACCACTGCAGGGCtattacacacaacacaaagagcACATAAAGACATTCAAAATCTATAGTTAATCTGTggcattattatcatcattatggTATCACTGCTAGTTCCTTGCAAGTCCACACTTTGATCAGTGATAATTTGGGAGTTAATGATACAGAAGCCTTTTCATCAGAATTCCCAAACTCTCCTCTATGACttttattaaaacttaaaattttcatttttgattttgtaaattttaTAATCCAATGTGAGATGCAGAATCAGAGAGCACCGTCCACTCACCTCTTTTGCTGCCTTCGGCATCTCCTTTGTCAATGTAAAGGTATCGAGGGGCCTCAGGGAAGAAAAGCAGGGTCACAAACTGCAGGATGGCAGGAAGACCACTAACAGCCAAGAGATAAGGCCACATTTCTTCTGTCCCCATCATCTCCCTAAAAAGAGTGTAAAACAACAATGAGTTGGAAAGAAGCTTACATCGAGAGAGTAATTAATTATTACTTTGTGCCATTTATCCTGACTAATTGGTTGGACAAGCTTGACAAGGTTTTGCACTTTGATCTGGAACAAGACAAAGTTTCGATCATGACGCTATgataaactaaataaacagtACCCAAAGTGCACAAACGTAAGAGGCCAAATTACATACAGCAATGTGGTAAGTAGTAAGTTAGTTTTTGCTTTTCTGCTCAGTTTATCTTACTGTTTCTTTGTCATAAATATTATTGAATTTATATTTCAAAGTGCCAACAGTCACTTCTTACTTGATGCCAATTATTTGACCAGCAATTTTCCCAAAGCCGATGAAGATTGAGGTTGTGAGAGTCAGGAAACCTCTGAGTTTCTTTGGTGAACTCTCCCCAAGATACATGAGGTGAACACTCAGACCAAGACCTGTGGAGAATGACAACATGTAGACAAaagacatgacaaaaaaaaacgtgaCAAGAGCTTGACAAAAACTACATGATAAGAAagacaattacacacacacacacatacacactacacaTCATCAGAACATACCAACATTATATCCGTAGAGAAATCTGCCCAGCAAGATCATCTCAAAAGATTTGGCCATGCGACTGAAGATCATGAGCAGGGCAGCGACAATCGCCACAACATTGTTGAACAATAGAGCTTTTTTCctgaaaaaccaaaagataCACCAAAgattttattaaatgaattCAAAGACACTCGTTTGCACTGATCAATCTATGAGCCCATCTCATGATGTCTTGTGATTTAACTTTTATGTTTTACCAACATTGCATCTAGCTTAATCTTTTGGAAAAATACAAAGGcagtattctttttttttaatttttttgtggCTTCCAGTTTATAAACCATTGATGTGGTTATTTTGGTTCCAAAACAATCGTTTGGCAGGTCAGAGAGTTTTAAACCAgacatgtcagaaaataattgttgagTGTTGTCTATTTATTAATAGCCTTATCTAACCCCACAGATATTTTAGATAATATAGCcatgatgttgtgtgtgtatgtgtgtgtgtgtgtgtgtgtgtgtgtgtgtgcgtctctcACCGGCCATAAGTGACAGGAAGGCTGCCACTGTGAATAGCCCCGGCCCAGGCTCCAAGACTTAACACAGCCACAATAAAGGACCAGATGAGCTGGTCAGCAGACTCGTCCACCGGAGCTTCGTACCGCAACATCCATGTGTAGTTTACAAAACTCTGAATGTGCTGCAGAAAGGTCAGAGAGGTCAAGGTCAGAGTCTTGATTTTTATGTCCCTGACCAATGATGAGTTGCTGAGTTGTGATTGGATGAGGGTGATTTTGCATCTGTTAATTTGTCAAAGTTACTGTTAGCCGGTTTGTTAGATTAGAGATTTGAGAGTCAAATGCTGAGCAGGATCACATTTAAAAGTTATATATAGTTACCGTATATATAGTCAGTATAATAATATGATTATAACAACAAAAGTTTTAAATGGTAAAATTCAAGtgttttgctgctacagccttACTTGGCATGGTTTGATCACTATCTTATGGTGGCtgacattagctaacattagctgacATTTTTCAGCCTGTTAGATGAATTTATGTTTCTACTTGTGGTACATTTAGTTCATCATCCTGTAACTGGCTTGTGGCCAACATAGCGTCAAAGTCTcactttaaaatgattattgaCTGTTAGCAGTTGGGCAGCAcataaaaggaagaaaacaagatgTCTCCACTACACCGAATGTGTGCAGACACCACAGGGAAGAAATAATTAGGAAGGAAACTGTAAGAAGCAAAAGGTTTTTGTTCCTGTTGACACAGTTAACTCAAGCCCTGCAGCATATTTTCCTGTGATACATTTTAATCCTTTGCATCTAAATCTCACCACTGCTGGAGAAGCGATGACAGACACTTGGATCCCATACTGAAATGACCCACCGATTCCCAACACCAGCGACAGCACGTAAAGCCTCCAGTACTGCAGCTGAAAAGTCAAGTGTCAAATACACATAAATGACTTGACGTCTTTCAGCTGGACAGGAGTTAATTAGACATTGAAGTAGAGGGCAGCTAGTAGCCTATGTGGTGATCCTTTTAATGGTTCACAGGCATGGGCCCAACATGTGTTTAatgattataatgataataatcacaTCCATGACCGCCACTTGTTTTAACCCTTGTGATGTTTAGTACTGTGTCACACTGTATACTCAATATTCCTGCTTTGTTTCTGGTTAAACTAGGTGTTAAAGCCAAACCTCTTTTAACAGCTTCAGCCTCTTATTATAAATGCAGAAACACCAAGGTTATGAATTGTTTAGAACTGGAAgttttgaagtacttgtactttacttcagTATTTCGAGTTACGCTGCTTTAAAGCTCTTCTCTACAGTTCAGAAGGGAatattatgctttttatgccacaatatttatctgacagctacagttactttaattttacatacaaaatgtacaataaacATATAAGATATGATGCATATTATAGATTaattattatagattatagattatagaagTCCCTGCATACAAACATATCATCTTTCGGGACCTTGTGAACTCCATAATTCAACTAACTAAAAGGGGCCATTTTGCACAAGGAATATTTTTGCTTAAATGCTTTTAGTCAGCTAAAGTTTTGAATGCAGAACTTGTGTTACATTAATCGCGGTCTATAAACATTTTCTATAAGATTAATataacaacaaatatttttcttttgctaaaATTCATTTGTCACTGACTATTGACTTATAAAAAGTTAAACTCTttgaaaattataattattataaagtTATAAAGTGCCCAATGAGCTGTAACTCACACTACTACActacaaatacagaaaacaggcaaatacataaaacacagacacgttttttccagtattttcttgtgtttccaatatttagtttgtttctaAATGTGCACAAATTGATGAATATCTCTTCTTCTATTGCTTGCTCTTTCCGAACACTCAACACTGAGTGAATATTTTGAAATCTGAATGCAAGTATTCAAATATACCATGGATTACTCTAGTGAAGTATCATTTTCTACAAACAGCGCTGCATTGTAACAATAGTCACGTACCTTCTTTGATGCACCTTCCATTTTCTGCACTGGCTCCCTGGATGCTGGCTGCAGAAGGAGCCAAGGACCAGTATATATATGAAGGAAGCCTCCTGAAGTTACACATCAATAGACTTTAGTTGTCCATTCATGTTGTGAGATCAATATTGTCATCTTTTGACGTGAGTGATAAGGATGACCAATTGCTGTACTAGACTAAACCTGGTCCGGCTGGTTGATTTCTGTGGTTGTCACAAGTGCAGCATTTCCTGCCAGTATATTCTGTCTACTGGTTACACATTATCTTAATCTGAAAGGGAGTTGAGTTCACATGGGATTTGTACTGTACACCATTCATTATGGATAATCCTATGTAAATGCAGTAGATGGACGCATCAAATATGCACTCtactgattttacacatgacAATCAGTTGACTCATTAACAGAAGTACTACTCAGCCTGCAAAAACTTTTAGATAATTTCCTCAGCTGCCCTGGAGGAATTGTCTGAAGTCTAAGaaaaataacactgatgatGTAAACAGTGATGTAATCAGGGTTAGCTCCGCTTGAGCGAGACAATTTTTAACAGGAAGCCTCTGACAAACTGGAGGTGTGAAGTTAGAAATGAATGTTTCAACAAATCCTCCAGACTGTGCGACCATATAGGTTGTTTAGCCCCCGAGTGTCTCGTTAAAGTAGTGCCCCTGCTACTTAGGGAGGGACTTTCGTCATCATGTTTACAATAATACACAACAATAAACTGAATGAAAGACTCAGTCGAGTTGCGTTATGGGAGTTGCAGGCTCTATAATTTTTGGAGATTAGCCATTGTCGGAGACTAAAAGTCAGGACCCGATGCAGAGATTTTAATCACcctttctttcatctgtttctcaAAAGTAACTgaactttatggaagtgcatCTTAGAATGCTGGACTGTCCCtttaaaattataatttgtttaaaaattgtttttgcACAAGATCTGTAgatcttttgtcttttcaaaattgaaaaatgacaaacactcacgaatacactcacacacacacacacacacgcacgcacacacagtccCAAGATTCACACATTTCCATGGTTGCACCATTACACCAAATATAAATATtctaatattatataaaataatcataatatatgatataatatattaaatattatccTGTGTATCATATTACTCATTTCTTTAGGATTTTTCCAAAATTCTTCACGTCTGGAATCTTTGTGATCTTCCTTGTCCTGTCACTCTAACCCACATATTTCCACTCATAGTCTGATATGGGATCTTCAATTTATCCTAGAATGAGGAGAActagttaaaaagaaaaaggtcacaCTTAAAATATTCTCATCATATCTTATATGCTTATATGCTTATTGCATCACTTTATTGTATGATACTTACTCAATGGGAAATATCCCAAACTAAGACGCCCTGCTCTAATGTCTTCATGACATCAAATTAAACTATTCTTGTCTTCATgtcttgtgcatcattttataaaCGTTTCCTCAAAAATCTGTCTCATGTTTGGTACATTTTGATTCTTTGTGATTCTCTGATGCATTTTGAGGTAAGAGGACTTACGTGTCacagttttgatgttttaaacatgttttattctgtaaagTGAAGCTAAAAAAACCAAACCCCCAAAAACACCACAATACCACTTCCTCCCTGAACTCAAAGCAAACACTGTGGTGTAACGAATCTAAAATGACTGGTCCAATGAATTAAGTGTTTTGCTCAGTCATGTGTGTCTCAGACATAATGAAAAGCTTCCTGCCTGTTTGTTATATCACACCGTGTGATGTTATTTCATTGTATTATATCTGAAAGGGAGATTTTGATGATATGCATGgaaaattaaatctgaaaaaagGGTGTTAATGTAAGATACTTTATTTGCTTAGATTCAgatcattaaaacaaacaataatgacTTTCATAgtcaacataaacattttccattcATGTACAAACAGTGGGTCACTAATTTCAGTCTTATTCAAAAGAATTCACGCTCAACATCATAGTACCATTTACCTGAACGAGGTATGCACAATGCTGCATGTACAGTTTGTATTTAATAAGGTGCAAGTGAACTTGActgcatgtctttgttttcatataAATACATTCTTATTGAGAAGGTCCAGCATCGACCACACAGGAAAAAGCGCAGTACCCTGTAGAAAGACCTGCGTGCAGCTTATTCTGGCCTTTGACCTCCCAAACAGGAGACTTAAGCAAGGACTACTTATAAGTTTTGCCTTTGCTGAAAAGCCACCATCAGCATTaaactgtttacttaccagtcttgccaagagtttcagccatcattgtgtttacaatacaagaagTTAGAATACTGAGGCAGGGCAGACTGGACTTTACAGTCACTCAGTCTCAGAAAGTGACCAGACGGGCCGACCGGACCTAGGttaactggttagcatgctaacgtcagtagaagaaaagaagtgatagaaataaaagcaaagcaagAGGGTTGCATTCCACTGATGGAGACAGCTCTTAGAAAGAAAAGACTGGtaactaaacagctgttaatgctaatattagctatgACGCAATAGCGAATCTTACAAATAACTaatttaaacaagaaaatatgtTACATATCTTAAGAAAATTCATTGCTGTTTATTTACTAAGGTCACTTTCATTCTACATTAATTCTGAAAACACccttataaataaatgtcagatgTGTTTTCAGAGGTTTTTTCAGCCAAAGCGGGAACAAGTGTTCCTGCAGACCATCCAgttatttttcaatttattgAATCACTTTCTATTTAGCAGCTGATTTCTTTTCTGCCACAGAGTTGGCTGAATATACTGTAGTTTTCATTAGCTTCGTTTCATGTTAATCAGTACACAGCGTAGCAGAAAATATAAGTGTACACACGTGAAGGTAATTCCTTTAAATGACCATAGAAAACACACTCCGGATAAAGGAGTTATAGTAGATCTAATATAAATGTGAACATTCCCCCATTACTGTCAGACTGCACACGACTTCTCCCAGTTCAAGCAGGTCAGGTCAAAGTGAGACATACAGTAGATGCGACTGTACGTTTCAGGAGAAAACGTCTGTCTACAAGGCTGTGGAAAGACACACTTCACCCAGCTGATACTGAGCTTGAGTTTGCGATGGACACTTTTTGTCCTGGCCTTTGAAGTTGAGCTTGTGGAATTCACTTGTGATGTCCGACAGAGACTTCCCCTTGGTCTCCGGCAGAAACAGGCCGACAAACAGCGCAGACAACATGCAGACCGCTCCGAAAGGCACGAAGCAGTACTCACTCAGCTCGCTCTGTGAGGGAAACGCAAAGGAACGCTTTCAGACTGACGTGAGGTATGATCTAAATCATGTGTAATAAAATGTCTAATCGTATGTCTCGGTGTAAGTCATTAACTTAATTTCCATATCTTagaaacaaaatcaacaaagaTGAAGCGATGCACATCCTGCCACACAGTCCTCATAACTTCCTCAGATTGAGACTCTGAAAACATTTCTAACAAgtattttatgttgctttttccTGCCTGTTATCCTAATGAATCCAAAACATGCTCACTTTGTTCCAAAATGTGGGTATAATTTTCGGAACAAAACACTTCATACATAAATATGCTTGTTTATTGTTAGCACATGTTTGTTGGAAAATGGTGTGCGGTTGGACGGACTGACGGACTGACCACCAGAAATGGGAAGATCATTCCAATGATGAAAAGGTTGAGCCACATCATGGAGCCAGCGATCATGTAGGCTGCGGGCCGAGCAGTCTGATTGAAGATCTCAGTGGGCAGAACGCCAGTCACTCcagctgagaaaataaatataaaacatattgatAAGTGTTAGAAATATTACTGAACACCTGCTAACAACTTGAAGAATGAAATATGTCACACTGTAAACAGTAACATGACAGTACATACAGCACTAACCTAAATACTAAGTAGTAAGCTGCTTCATTTCTCATCCAAGCAATAATAATCAACATTATAAAAGCTAtaaatgtgtgattttacacattattgtaataaaatatcACAGCACAGTCACTTCATTTGTACTGAAAATGGCTGGAAAGCAGGCCATAATGATTCCTAGTAGTATTGAGGTATTGCTCTATGTCATCTGAAATGTGCACAGAGGAGccagtttgagtttttatgtaaatggaaacagctgttgtgaTGGGCAGGGAGCAGTTGCGTTTACAGCTCATTTAGATGCTAAATGACCTTCAACGTCCAAGTTTCTGTTAGCTTGTGATATATTTGGCATTTAGTTATATTTAGAATTTAAATAGTTTACTGTAGAGTTAGTACTTGGTGAGGAATGAGAAACAGTCATGATTGTGTTGATATAAGTCACCAAAATACGAAGAATGGAATTAATTGTGTACATATTAAGTTCAAGATTAAACTGGTCACTCttgactgtgtttattttcatttcacgATTTATcttgaaacatttttttgagtGAGTCTTTCTGGTGTAAAATCCTGATAACAATATTACACTGACCTGGTCCCATGCCAAAGCTGAGAATGTAGGTGAAGATGCAGGCCATGCTCAAGTATGGCATCCAGGATATATAATGCTGTTTGCACGTGGGGACGAAAGTAAAATATCCACAGTGAACAactcacaaacaaaaagaaaataaaccagaTCAGACATTCTGCCACTTTTATATCTCATAGATTGGTGAAATTATCTTCCCTTCAGCTCTGTTCTGAGTCCATGAAGTATTTTGCCCCTAAACATCAACTAATGCCTGAGTGTTGGCTCAGGATGCCTCCtagtggactgactgactgaatgagtgAGATGACCAGCcaacatcacatcactgttCTCACACTGGGTGTATTCCTTTATACAGCAGCACTGTGTTTCCGCGAACATGTGCAGTAAACGCGAAACTAAAATGAAGTAGTGATAAAActtgttttctgatttttaggctttcttttatttgtgaCTGTGAGCTTCTGTAATGTTTACCCAGTGTACCTCATGTCAGACTCATGTTGTAGTTCTCGATTTGgtcaaaatgaataattttcaAAAACTGATCTCTATCCTTAACCAGACAGTGCCACCATATCTACTCAGTAATTACTAAATGCTCATCACAGACAACTCACATAATTATCCCCAACGttgatacattttcattgttaaCTTGTATTTGGAAAAGTTAAGTGTATAGGTCATTTAAGCGTGTTTAATACCTCAAACGAAAGAGCGATTGTGAAGACAACAGCCCAGACGGTCATGAGGATGAACCCTCCCATCAGCATGAACCTCCGACCTTTGCGCTCGATCAGTAGGttctgaaaaatattaaaatatctatatCAGGCCgtgtttctagtctttatgctgagctaaGTGAAGCATCTCCtgcctgtagcttcatatttaccatagagtcttggcaagaaagtgaataaggatgttttccaaaatgttgaactattcctctGACATAAAGTTCATCATATCATGTTAATGTAGTGTCATATGCCAAAGTGTTCTATAGAGACAAAGAAATACACGGTGCACGGCGCTGATCTTACGCAGAAACTATGTCATCAGTCTGCTTTGAATCTTTCAGAAGAATGCAAACACATGGCTCCCTTTGCCTCCAGCTGGTTACATAAAGTGTGCTTTAACGATGGATACTTACACACATTATACAGGCCGTGAATTCACATGTTCCGGTGCCAATTGTGACATACTGGATTTTATTATCAGCTATTCCAGCCTCTTTAAACACATATGATGCATAGAAGTAAAtctggaagaaaaagaacataaGGAGACATGAGAGAACTGCAGAGCATCATCACAAGTATTTCAACTGTTGCTAAGCTGATTAAGCATTTTGTACACAGAGTAATTGTGTTAATACCCAGCCCCCTCTCTAAACCTGCCAAGCATGTGGTTAAAAGCCTTGAAACACGCGGGTATTTGGTCAGCGTTTTCTGATGAGAGGGCAACTTGATGCAGCTCTGAAAATCAGTCTAGATGTGTTATGAATGCTTATACAtagtaaaaatgtcaatattaatAAATGACGGAGCCCTTTAGTCCTGTAGTTCATACTGcacatttaaatcattaaacagtCTGTACACATCATTTACTGTCTATCATAGCGAGGCATGATGCTCCATCACCAGTATGCATTATTAATATGACCTGCAGGAACGTAAAGAAATCCAGACACGACGCAAGCCGCTGATGGGTCATCTCAAATTTCTAATCAACTGTTGGATGTAGCAGGAGGAAACTGTGGCCAAAAGAACATCTGATACTGTTACTGTAGAGCAATATCAGTAACACCGATCCTCCTGGGTTACATACGATTATTTTCAATAGAGAGACCCCTCAACAGCTTCAGAAACacaacatatactgtaaaaaatCTCTCTGATTGTGACATTACTGCCTGTTCTTCTTACAGAGTCATTGCCACAGAGCTGCATGGCACTGCTGATGATCATGACGGTGATGAGCTGCCAGCGAACAGAGCGGTCAGTAAAGAGCTCCCAGGGTCGGCTGGGCCTCATGCCTTTGGTTTCAGCCTGTTCCTGCAGAATCTCATCGAGCTCGCTGCCCAGGACCTCACAGCCACGCAGACGTCTCAGAGCTGACCAGGACGAAAACCACAACTTTACAACCTGAGAACGTTCTGTTGTAACATattatttcacaattttttcatatatatataagaaatatttcttgttatttttgctAGTTTGATGGTGGTGGAAGAAAGATAAAATGTACATTATTTCTCTCTGAGATGTTGAGCAGtggataaaatggaaatactcaagtaaagtacaagtacattAAAATTGGTCGACATATCACAGTACCTACCGTTAATACAAGCCTCTTTGTCCCCCCTGTCAATGAGGAGGTATCTGGGGCTTTCTGGGAACCACGGCAGGGTCAGCAGCTGAATGACGCCAGGAATCGCGTTACTGGCAAGAAGGTATTGCCAACACGGTTCACTGCCCAAAATCTctctataaataaaagaacCAGAGTGTTACTGTAGATATCTTTGAAACCTGCggcacacatttttatttcatacagcTCATACCTGAGTCCGACCACTTGTCCTAACACTACACCAAATGctgtaaaaacagctgatgacaATGAGATAGCCCCCCGTAAGTGCTTTGGCGCACTCTCTCCAAAGTACATGGGTTGCACATTCATGCTGAttcctgcaaaacaaacagtgtcTTTACCTTTTATGTTTCCATGTCTCTATTGTTGCTTAAATGTCTCAGTTTAGTTCAGTTCTATTCAGTCTGCTGAAGGCAGGATCAATATATAATTTAAGGAGTAAATCag is drawn from Seriola aureovittata isolate HTS-2021-v1 ecotype China chromosome 2, ASM2101889v1, whole genome shotgun sequence and contains these coding sequences:
- the LOC130184493 gene encoding solute carrier family 2, facilitated glucose transporter member 11-like, encoding MEGASKKYWRLYVLSLVLGIGGSFQYGIQVSVIASPAVHIQSFVNYTWMLRYEAPVDESADQLIWSFIVAVLSLGAWAGAIHSGSLPVTYGRKKALLFNNVVAIVAALLMIFSRMAKSFEMILLGRFLYGYNVGLGLSVHLMYLGESSPKKLRGFLTLTTSIFIGFGKIAGQIIGIKEMMGTEEMWPYLLAVSGLPAILQFVTLLFFPEAPRYLYIDKGDAEGSKRALQWLWQEDNLKLELDDMQKERESTQGEKVKTVKDVLSSRCVRWQLLTLAIPCAGVQFCGINALYFYAFDIFRESGVPEDQMHYLAIGLGATELITVTLCSFLIDRSGRKKLMGYGYLLMGVTMSLLTVMLSIKDLNSWIPYVNIGLIFCVIGIYGLGPSGVSMALPADLFLQAWRPSAYVISGTISWLSMFLVGMLFGYIVDGLGQFCFLIFVVYCFLSGAFLIHFVPETKGKTMVEIMEDFNKLNYKNSGADIEKTNDCLTTKL
- the LOC130184499 gene encoding solute carrier family 2, facilitated glucose transporter member 11-like, with amino-acid sequence MSHSGAQKGSSLILVLMVASAAIGGTLQYGFNLAIMNAPTIFIQTFINETFLERWDIQLEDYQVTLVWTIIVSIFSLGGFAGALIAGPMTIRFGRKKCLLLNNIFLMSGSLLALTSRAAKSFEMIIISRVLVGINAGISMNVQPMYFGESAPKHLRGAISLSSAVFTAFGVVLGQVVGLREILGSEPCWQYLLASNAIPGVIQLLTLPWFPESPRYLLIDRGDKEACINALRRLRGCEVLGSELDEILQEQAETKGMRPSRPWELFTDRSVRWQLITVMIISSAMQLCGNDSIYFYASYVFKEAGIADNKIQYVTIGTGTCEFTACIMCNLLIERKGRRFMLMGGFILMTVWAVVFTIALSFEHYISWMPYLSMACIFTYILSFGMGPAGVTGVLPTEIFNQTARPAAYMIAGSMMWLNLFIIGMIFPFLVSELSEYCFVPFGAVCMLSALFVGLFLPETKGKSLSDITSEFHKLNFKGQDKKCPSQTQAQYQLGEVCLSTAL